Part of the Streptomyces sp. WMMC500 genome is shown below.
CGGCCCCTACGACCGGCGGCGCAGTACCGCCCGCGCCGGGAGGGTGACCGCGAGCAGCGCCAGGCCGCCCGCGCCGGCCACGAAGGACCCGTACACGAGCGGCGGCACGTAGGGCGCCGTGCCGGTCAGGCCGCTCATCATCGGGAACAGCGTGGCGGCGGCGATCGCCGAGCCGACGACCACGCCCACCGCCGAGACCAGCGCGCCCTCCCAGCGGAGCATCGCCAGCACCTGGCGCCGGGTGGAGCCGACGAGGCGCAGCGTGCCCAGCTCACGGCGGCGGTCGAGGACCGTCATCACCAGCGTGTTGACGGCGGCGACGGCGGCGAAGCCGCCGAGAACCGCGGCCATGGTCTTGTTGGACCAGGAGCCCAGCTTCGCGTCGAGGCTCTTCTCGGCGGCGTAGCCCGCCGCGTCGGTGACCTCGCCCAGCTCGCCGAGCGCCCGCGCGTCCCCGCCCCGGACCAGCAGCGTCGTGTCGAAGCCCGAGGTGACGTGCCCGTCCAGGGCCGCCCGGTCCATCGTCACGGTGCCGAGGCCCAGGCCGCGGCCGTAGACCGAGACGACCTCCGGGTCGGCCTTCGTGCCGTCCGGCAGGTAGAGCGGCAGCCGCTCGCCGACGGAGACGCCCGCCGAGGACGCCAGGGTCCTGTCGATGGCGATCCGGTCCTTGCCGAGCCGGTCCAGGCTGCCTTCGCGTACGTCCAGGTCCTGCACCTTCGCCAGCTTCTCGGCGGAGGTGACCCCCTGGGTGGCCGCACCCAGCAGCGACTTGAACTCGCCGGAGCCGACCGGCACCAGCACCCGGGTGTTGAGCACCCCGACCGCCGTGTCCACGCCCGGTGCGCGGGCGGCGTCGGCCGCCGCGTCCGCCGGCAGCCCCGCCGGGTCCGTCACCACGTGGTCCGCGGTGACGCCCGCGCGCAGTTGCTCGTCGGCGGCGTGGTTCTCGCTCGTGTTCATGAAGACGAGCGTCGAGGCGAAGGCCATCGCGAGCGCGATCGGGGTGATGGCGGACGCGAGCCGGCGGGCGTGGGTACGGGAGTTGGCGGCGGCCAGGTGCGCGGACGCACCAGCGGCCCGCAGCGGCAGGCCGAAGAGGCGTGCGCACAGCCGCGCCAGCAGCGGGCCGAGCAGCCCGACGGCGAGCATGAAGCTCATCACGACGCCGAGGGAGGCGCCGGCCGCGTCGTCGCCGGAGGAGTTGGCCGCGACGCCCGTGAGCATCGCGCCGCCGGCGAGGGCGACGACGCCGAGTGCGGTACGGACCACGCCCGGCCGCGTCCGTTCCATCGACGCCTCGGTGAGCGCCTGGCCCGGCTTCATCTTCGCCGGCCGCCGCCCCGCCGCCCAGCCGGCGCCGAGCGCGGTGAGCAGCCCGGCCCCGACCGCGGCGAGCAGCGGCAGCCCCGAGACGTGCAGGTCGACCGCCTCCGGGACCGCGCCGCGGTCCTGGAGCTGCCCGAACCACCAGTGCGCGAGCCCGATGCCGGGCAGGGTGCCGAGGATCCCGGCGAGCGGCGCGACGACCAGCGCCTCGGCCGAGACCGCGCGGCGGATCTGCCGCGGGGTGGCGCCGACGGCGCGCAGGAGCGCGAACTCGCGGGCCCGCTGGGAGACGGACAGCGCCACGGTCCCGGCCGCGGTGAAGACCGCGACGATGGCGGCGACCCCGCCGAAGGGGCCGCCGATGCCGAAGAGCGTGTCCTTGCCGTAGGCCAGGCCCGGGTCCTCGACGGCGCCGCGGTCGTCGCCGACGTGCACCTGGGCGGCGGAGCCGGCCAGGGCCTTCTTCACAGAACCGGCGAGGGTGTCGGCGTCGGTGCCGTCCTTCGCCAGTACGGCGACGGCGTCCGCCTTGCCGGGGTGGCCGGCGAGCTCGGGTGCCTGGCTGTCGGCGAACCAGGCCAGGGAGCCCGGCTCGCCGCTGTCCCGTGCGGTGTCCCCGGCGCCGGCCTCGGCGAGGCCCGCGACGCGGAAGTCCTGCTTCCCGGCGGCGGTCTCCAGCGCGACGGTGTCGCCGACGCCGGCGTCCGCGGCGCGGGCCGCGGCGGCGTCGAGCACCACTTCGCCGGTACCGGGTGCGCCGCCGGCCGTGAGTTCCGTGCCGGTGAAGGCGTGCGAGCCCCAGCCGTGCGCGGTCAGCGGGCCGTCCCCGGTCCGTACCGGGAAGGTGAAGTCCGCCACCGCCTCCTGCACGCCCGGCGCCCCGGCGGCCTTCGCCGCCAGCCCGGCGTCGAGGCGTGCCGTGTCCGGCAGCGGGACGGCCTCCTTCTCCAGGTCCTCGCCGCTGCCCGTGACCACGTACTCGTACTGGTCGGCCGCCGCGACGACCGGTGCCTTCTCGTACCGCTCGGCGGGCACCGAGGCGCGCAGGCCGGTTTCGAGCAGGATGCCGCAGGCCGTGACGATCAGCGCCGACATCATCAGCACGACGAAGGTCCCGGCGAACGAGGCGGGCTTGAAGCGGACGGCGGCGCGGGCGAGTCCGTTGGGGCGCATCATGCCGGCACCCCCGCCATGGTCTCGTCGCGCGGGGCGGGTCCGGCGGGGCGGGCGCCGGTACGGGCGCCGAGCCCCGCCATCCGCGCCGCGATCTGCGCGGCGGAGCCGCCGGCGAGCCGGTCGGCGAAGGCGCCGTCCGCGAGGAAGAGCACCTGGTCCGCCCAGGCGGCGGCGGCCGGGTCGTGGGTGACCATCACGACGGTGGCGCCATGGGGGTACCCCCTGTTCGAGCGAAGCCGAGAGCTCGGGGGACTGTCGACGGCGTGCCGCAGCAGGCCGAGTACGTCGGCGGCCGTGGCGGTGTCGAGGGCGCCGGTGGGCTCGTCGGCGAAGATCACGTCGGGGCTGGTGACCAGGGCGCGGGCGATGGCCACGCGCTGCTGCTGCCCGCCGGACAGCTCGTCCGGCCGGCGCCGCGCCTTGTCGGCGAGCCCGACCTGCGCCAGCACCGCGTCCGCCCGGCCCCGGTTCCGGTGCTTCCCGGCGAGGCGCAGGGGCAGCAGCACGTTCTGCTCCACGGTCAGGGAGGGCAGCAGGTTGAACGCCTGGAAGACGAAGCCGAGGCGGCTGCGCCGCAGCTCGGTGAGCTCGTTCTCCTTCATGCCGGTGATCTCCGTGCCGCCGAGGCGCACGGATCCGGCCGTCGGCCGGTCGAGGCCGGCGGCGCACTGCAGGAACGTCGACTTGCCGGACCCGGAGGGGCCCATCACCGCGGTGAACGTGCCGCGCGGGAGGGCGAGGTCGACGCCCGCCAGTGCGTGCACGGCGCCGCTGCCGCGGCCGTACTGCCGCCGCACGCCGCGCAGCTCCACGGCGAGTCCCGGGGTGGCGGCCGGGGCCTCGGCGGCCGGGGCCTCCGGCCCGCCGCCGGCCGCCGGCCGGTGGTCCGCCGTGTGCCTCTTGCTGCCACGCAGTCTCATGATCCGCCCTTTCGTCATCTCTTCGTGCTGACGGCTGAAGAGTGCGCGGACGGCTGCCCGCCGGGCGTCATACCCGGGAGCCGATGTGGAGGTGGTACGGCGGTAGGGGGTGGCGGTGGGGCAGGCCCCACCCCGCCGTGGCGGTCAGCCCTACTCGCCGGGCCCTACTCGCCGGGGGCGACCAGCCCCGATTCGTACGCGATGACGACCGCCTGGGCGCGGTCGCGCAGGTCGAGCTTGGTCAGGACCCGGCTGACGTGCGTCTTCACCGTCTGCTCCGCCAGCACCAGGGTCTCCGCGATCTCCGCGTTGGACCGGCCGCGGGCGACCAGGGTCAGCACCTCGGTCTCGCGCTCCGTCAGGGCCTTCAGCCGCAGCGCGGGCTTGCCCCGGCCGGCGGGCCGCTGCCGGGCGAAGTCGGCGATGAGCCGCCGGGTGACCGACGGGGCGAGCAGCGCGTCGCCCGAGGCCACGACCCGTACCGCCGCGATGAGGTCCGCCGGCGGCGCGTCCTTCAGCAGGAAGCCGCTCGCCCCCGCCCGCAGCGCCTCGTAGACGTAGTCGTCCACGTCGAACGTGGTGAGCATCAGCACCCGCGGCCGGTGATCCCCCACAGCCTGAACGGCGTGGGCGGTGCCCCCATCCCCCGCGGGCGGGGTGAGGATGCGGCGGGCGGCCTCCAGGCCGTCCATCTCGGGCATGCGGACGTCCATCAGCACGACGTCGGGATGGGTACGCCGGCTCAGCTCCACGCCCGCGGCACCGTCGGGGGCCTCCCCCACGACGTCGATGTCGCTCTGGGCGGCCAGCAGTGCGGCGAAGCCGGCCCGCACCATGGCCTGGTCGTCGACGATGATGACGCGCGTCGTCACCCGGTGTCCTTTCCGTTCAGGGGGAGGTGGGCCGCGACCCGAAAGCCGCCGTCCGGCAGCGGGCCCGCCTCGAAGGTGCCGTCGACGAGCCGGACCCGCTCGCGCATGCCGACGAGGCCGTGCCCGGTGCCGCTCTGCTCCAGCGGCGCGGCGCGCAGTTCGGGCGGCGGCCCGTTGACGACGAGGACGGTGAGCCCGTCGCCGCCGTCCGACAGCGACACCCGCGTCGCGGCGCCCGGCGCGTGCCGTACGACGTTCGCCAGCGCCTCCTGGACGATGCGGTACGCGGACAGCCCCACCGCCTCCGGCACGTCGGCGTCGCAGGGGGTGAACTCCACGGGCCCGCCGGCCCGCTCCGTGGCCGCCACCAACTGCCCGATCTGCGCCAGGTCCGGCTGCGGCGCGACCTCGCCGTGCGTCTCCTCGTTGCGCAGCACCCCGAGGAGCCGGCGCATCTCGCCCAGCGACTCGCGCGCGGTCGCCGCGATGGACGTGAACTCCCCGCGCACCTCCGGCGGCAGTTCGGCGAGCCGGTACTCCGCGGTGTCCGCCTGCACCGTGATGACGGACATGTGGTGCGCCACCACGTCGTGCAGCTCGCGTGCGATACGGGCGCGCTCCTCCAGCAGCGTCCGCCGGCCGCGCTCGGCCTCGCTGATCGTCTCCTGCTCGGTCAGCCTGCGCTGCACCTCGTGCCGCTCCCGCAGGACGCCGGTGATCAGGAGGGTCACCCCGCCGAGGATCATCAGCAGGACGCTTCTGTCGTTCACCCGGTCGGGCGCGACGTACAGCAGCCCGACGTTCGCACCCGCCGTCGCCAGCCACACCAGCACCAGCGTCCGGCGGGACTCGCGCATGCCGAGGGCGAGGCAGAGGCCGATGTACCCGACGATCTGCATCGGCGGGAACGGCCACTCCTGCCGCTCGCCGTACTCGGCGCTGAGCAGGGCCAGCGCCCCGGCCACGTCCGCGGCGAAGACCACGTACCAGGCGAGCAGCGGCCGGGTGACGGCGAGCAGCAGCGGCGCCGCCTGCGCGACGGCCAGCAGGCTCGCGACGCCGGCGTTCAGCCCGTAGTCGACGGTGAGCACCCGGATGGTGGTGGGCAGGAGGGAGACGCACAGCACGAACGCCAGGCCCCACGGCAGCAGTCGCACCCACCGGCGCGACGAGGCCGCGAGCAGCGGGCGCGGGCGCTCCGGCTCCACGGACGTCATGGGCCCAGCCTATGCGCGGCCGTACGGGCCCCGGGGCGGCGGCCCGTGGCACGGACGGGCGGGGTGAGGTGCGGGGGGGCGGGCGGGTGCCAGGTTCCGCACCGGACGGGAACCGGAGTTCACGCGGCCTTCTCGGTCCTCGGGGACCCACGTCCCCGAACGTGGGCCCCTTGTTACTGCCCGCGGACGGGTGCGGGGCGCACCGCGGCGGGCAGAGGCCCGCCGCGGTGCGCCGGCGGCTACCGGCCGGAGAAGCGCGGCTCGCGCTTCTCCAGGAAGGCGCGCATACCCTCCTTCTGGTCGCTGGTGGCGAACAGGGCGTGGAACAGCCGCCGTTCGAACAGCAGCCCTTCCCGCAGCGGCAGCTCCTGCGCCCGGCCGACGGCCTCGCGGGCCGCCCGTACCGCCGTGGTGCTGCGGGCCGCGATGGCGGACGCCACCTCGTGCGCCTCGTCGGCGAGCCGGTCCGCCGGGACGACGCGGGCGACCAGGCCGGCACGCTCGGCCTCCGCGGCGTCCATGGTCCGGCCGGTGAGGATCAGGTCCATGGCCTTCGCCTTGCCCACGGCCCGGATCAGGCGCTGGGTGCCGCCGATGCCGGGGATCACCCCGAGGGAGAGCTCCGGCTGGCCGAACACCGCGGAGTCGGCGGCGACGATGAGGTCGCACATCATCGCCAGCTCGCAGCCGCCGCCCAGCGCGTAGCCGCTGACCGCCGCCACGGTCGGGGTGCGCAGGGCGCAGAAGGCGTCCCAGCCGGCGAAGTAGTCCTCCTCCGCCATCTCGACCGCCGACTTCGTCGCCATCTCCCGGATGTCGGCGCCGGCGGCGAAGGCGCGTTCGGAGCCGGTGACGACGAAGCAGCCGACGTCCGGGTCGGCGTCGAGTTCGCCGAGTGCCCCGGTCAGTTCCTCCATCAGCGCGCCGCTGAGCGCGTTGAGTACCGCGGGCCGGTGCAGCCGGGCCGTCACCACGGCTCCGTCCTTCCCGTCCCTCTCGATCTTCACGTGTTCCACTGCTGCCTCCCGGTGTCCGTGTGCGGTCACGAGTCCCAGATCGCGCCGTAGGCGGGGATGCCGCGGCTTTCGAGGGCGTGCACGACGCGCCACGTGAGCTTCTTGTTGGAGATGCAGATCACCGCCTCGGCGCCGGACCTCTCGTAGGCCCAGTACGCGAGGCGCACCATGTCGGGCTTGCCCCGCTCGTCGGTGTCCCAGATGAGGGCGTCGGACTGGACGGCGAGGATTTCGTCGACGAGCGCGTCCCCGTAGGTGTGGCGGGGGCTGCGGGTGGACCACACCAGGGTGGCCGGCACCTGCTGCGCCAGCAGGTGGGGCAGGCACGGGCCGATGCCGCTGCCGGTGGCGACGTAGACCACCTTGGTGAAGAGCCGTTCGATGTTGGCGACGCCCGCCGTGGTGATGCCCTTGACCCACACCTTCTCCGGGGCGTCGTCGATCAGCCTGCCCGTCCAGTCCCCGGCGCGGGAGACCGTCAGGCGGAATCCCTCCTCGCCGGGGGCGGGGACGTTGGCGAAGGAGTGCCACTCCAGCAGCGGGCTGCGGCTGACCGCTGTGGAGGACCCGGCGAACGGCGTCTCCCCGTGGTTGAAGCGGAGCAGTGCCACGTGCGCCGACGGGCGGGTGATCCCGACCGGCACCCTGCGCAGCCGCAGCCACGGCAGCGCGACACTCGCGGTGATGCCCGCCAGCACCCACAGCGCCACCGCCGAGCCGGTCAGCGCCGCCTGCGCCCACAGGAGGGCCAGAGTCGCCCAGCCGGCGAAACGGTGGGTGCGCTCGAACAGGTCGTGGCGCGGGGTACGGATCCGCGGCAGCGTGGTCACCAGCATGGTGGCGAGCAGCAGCAGCGGGGCGTAGCTCACCGACAGCACCACGGCGTCGGCGCCCTCGGCGGTCAGTGCCGCCACCGATGCGCAGAACCAGAGCGAGCCGGCCAGAGCGCCGCCGACGTGCAGGCCGCCGAAGTGGTAGACCTTGCCGAGAGTCCAGCGGATCCTCAGGGGCCAGTGGGTCGGGGCGGAGGTGGCGACGCGGAAGAAGAGGTTGATGACGTACTGGTTGCGCACGATCACGGCCAGCGCAACGTTCGCGAGCGCCATGTACGACAGTGTCCGCGCGTCCCACCATCCCCCGGTGGTGCCGGCGGTGGCCGCCGCGAGGTTCCCGGCGAGCACCCCGGCGGCGAGCCGGTTGTAGTGCATCAGGCGGGGGTGCTTGAACGCGCGGCGCAGCGCTCCGGTGCACGGCGGCAGCCGCACCTCCCCGGGCGCGGACGGCACCCGGACGCGGGTGGTGGCGTCCTGGGCGACCGGGGCCGTCATGACACGGCTCCCTGCGTGACGGCGGGGGTGAGGGCCGCCACCGGGGCCGCGGTGGCCAGGCGCCGCAGGAGCGCCTTGTCCGTCTTGCCGCGCGCGGTGACGGGCAGCGCGTCGAGCGCGTGCACCTCCGCCGGTGTGCAGTAGTACGGCAGCGCCGCGGCAACGGCACGCCGCGCCGCGTCCGTGTCCACGTCCGCCGGGGTCACGAAGGACACCAGGCTGTGCCCGTCTCGCTGCAGCGTGACCGCCTGCCGGCAGCCGGGGACGGACTCCAGCACGGCGGAGACGGAGTCGAGCTCGACACGGAAGCCGCGCACCTTGACCTGGTCGTCGGTGCGCCCGAGGTGCTCCAGCTCGCCTTCCGGGGTCCAGCGGCCCAGGTCGCGGGTGCGGAACATCATCCGCCCGCCGCCGATGAAGGGGTCGGGCGCGTACCGCTCCGCGTTCAGGGACGGGTAGTCGAGGTAGCCGGCCGAGACGCAGTCGCCGCCGGCCCACATCTCGCCTATCTCGCCGATGGGCAGCGGGCGCAGCCGGTCGTCGAGGACGTAGACGGTGTTGTTGGGAGTGGGGCGGCCGATCGTGAGCCCGGTGCCCGGCGTGTGCCGGTGCATCGTGTTGACGATGGTGGTCTCGGTCGGACCGCAGCAGTTGTAGAAGGTGGCCGTCCCCGCCCAGGCGTCGGCGAGGGGCACGGGGCAGGGTTCGCCCGCGACGGCGACGGTGCGCACGCGGGCACAGCGGGCCGGGTCGATCCGGCTCAGCACGGTCGGGGTCGCGATCAGCACGTCGGCGCGCTCCGCGGTGGCGGCGATGTCGCGGCCCCGGACGAGCAGCGTGGCGCCGTGTGCGAGGCAGCCGAGGATCTCCCAGGACGCCATGTCGAAGGCGATGTTGAGGAGCTGAGCCACGCGCAGGCCGGGGCGGATGCCCAGGCTGCCGGGCTCGGTGAGCACGATGTTGCAGACGTTGCGGTGGGTGACGACGACGCCGTTGGGGGTCCCGGTGGTGCCGGAGGTGAACAGCACGTAGCAGGGGTCGTCCGGGACCGCGGGCCGCCGCCCGCCCGGTGAGTTCCGGAGCGGGTACGCCGGGCTCGGAGGGAGTGCCCCGGACATCACCTCGTCGACGTTGACGAGGATGGTTCCCTCCGGCACCGGTACGAGGCCGGCGAAGTCCGAGACGGTCAGGACGACCTTGGTCCGGGCGGTGCGCATCACGTGGCGAAGCTGCGCCGCCGGGGCCACGCCGACGTCCTGCGGCACGTAGGCGGCGCCCGCCTTCAGCGTCCCCAGCAAGCCGACCAGCATGGGTAACGAGCGGCGTAGGAACACCCCCACGGTGTCGCCCGCGCCGACGCCGCAGCCGGTCAGCACGGCGGCCAGCCGCTCGGCGTGCCGGTCGAGTTCGCCGTAGGTGAGGGTCTCGCCCAGGTGCTCGGCGGCGACGGCATCGGGCCGGGCGGCGGCGTGCTCCTCGATGGGCCGGTGGATGAGCCGGTACGGCGGTGTGCTCGCGGGGCCCCGGCCGAACTGCCGGAAGAGCCGGCGGTCGGCGTCGGGCAGGTGGTTCGTGGCTGTCGCGAGAGCGTGGGAGTCGGGCGTATGCGTCACACGCACAGAAGCCTCCTGGCAGTCCAGGCTCCGCGCGCCCGCCGGCGGCGAGCGCGCGGAGTCGGATGGGCAGTGGTCGAGAGCCGTGCGGAGGTGGCCGTGTGCGCACACGCCACCGGCGTTCGAGACAGGGGACGTACGGGCCGCACACCGGGCCGCACACCGGGGCCTTCGGGCCCTCCCGTGCCCGGCTCACGTGGCCGCGAGGGCCTCCGTCGGCGGCAGGCGGGCGGCGCGGACGGCGGGGTAGAAGCCCGCGAGCGCGCCGATGGCGAGGGTGGCGCCGACCCCGCCGGCAATCGCCCAGAGGGGTACGACGGCGGGCCAGCCCTGGTACGTGGCGTAGCCGGCGGTGACGCCGATGCCCAGCAGCACACCGCCGACCCCGCCGAGGGCGGACAACAGCAGCGACTCGCACAGGAACTGGGTGCGGATCTGCCCCCGGGTGGCGCCCAGGGAGCGGCGCAGGCCGATCTCCGCGCGCCGCTCCAGCACCGAGATGACCATGGTGTTGGCCACCCCGACGCCGCCGACCAGCAGCGCCACCGCCCCGAGTCCGAGCAGGAGCCCGTTCAGCGCGTCGTCGGTGGCGTCCTTCGCCGCAAGCGCGTCGGAAGGACGGGAGACCTCGACGGAGGTCGGCTCCCGCGGGTTCGCCGTGGCGCCGAGTACGGCCTGGACCTCTGCCACCGCCGATTCGTCGGTGCGGGTGTAGAGGGTGGTGGCGTAGCCGTCGAAGCCGGCCTCCTGCTCCGCGGCCGGCCAGCCGATGAGGGCGGCGGCGTCGAGTTCGGGTGCCAGCTCCGTGGGGGCGAGCAGGCCGACGACGGTGAACCACTGCTCGCCCAGCCAGACCTGCACGTCGGGGCCGGCGGCGTGCACGGCGAGCTGGGCCGCCGCGTCGGGGCCGAGCACGACGGCCGGGTAACCGGTGTCGGCGGTGTTCAGCCAGCGGCCGGCGGTGACCCGGGCGCCGACGGTCGCGGGCAGGCCGGTGTGCGCCGCGTAGACGCCGATGCCGCCGGTCTCCTCGGCCGGTATGTGGTCGTTGCGGTAGACCCGGGCCTCGGTCAGGCCGACGGCTGAGACGGACTGGACGGGGGCGATGTCTCCGATCATCTCGACGGCCTCCGGAGGCAGATGGGCGTTGCCGCCGCCGAAGCTCTCACCGGGCGCGACGGTGAGCAGGTTGGTGCCCAGCGCGTCGAGCTTGCGGTCCAGCTCCTCGGTCGAGGACGTGGAGATGCCGACGACACCGGTCATGGCCGCGATGCCGATGGCGATGCCGAGCGCGGAGAGGAACACCCGCAGGGGTCGCGAGCGCAGCCCGGAACTGCCGGCGCGCAGCACGTCGAGCGGGGCGAGCCGGGCGGGGCGGGGGCGCCCGCCGGGGGCGGCCGGTGGTGCGGCGGGGGTCATGGCCGCGCCTCCCGGGTGACGGGGAGGCCGTGGGCCCCGGAGCGGTCGCCAGGGGGAAGGCGGTCGTGTGGAAGGCGCGCCTGCCGGGGCTCCTCGGCGGTGTCGCTCTCGATCCGGCCGTCCCTGAGCCGTACTTCGCGGGGCAGCGAGGCGGCGATCTCACGGTCGTGGGTGATGACGACGACGGTCGTGCCGGCCCGGTGCAGGTCGTGGAGCAGGTGCATCACCGCCGCCCCGGAGCGGGAGTCCAGCGCTCCGGTGGGTTCGTCGGCGAGCAGCAGCGCCGGCGCACCGGCCACCGCGCGGGCGATGGCGACGCGCTGCTTCTCTCCGCCAGAGAGCCGGTGCGGCTCGTGGGCGAGCCGGTGCCCGAGGCCGACACGGCGCAGCGTCCGCTCGGCCAGCCGGCGCCGGCGGCGCAGCGGCCGGCCGCTGTAGAGGAGCCCGTCGGCTACGGCGTCCAGCGCCCGTACCCCCGGGGCCAGGTGGAACTGCTGGAACACGAAGCCGATGGTGCGGGCCCGCAGGGCCGACAGCTCCCGGTCGGTCAACTCGTCGACGTCGTGGCCGTCGACGCGGACGGCGCCGGTGGTGGGGCGGGTGAGGGTGCCCATGATGTGGAGCAGGGTGGACTTGCCGGAGCCGGACGGGCCTACGACGGCCAGCAGTTCACCGCGGCGCACGGTCAGGTGGGCTCCGGTCAGGGCGTGCACGTCCGCGTACGCCTTGGACACGCCGTGCAGCTCCAGGACCGGGGTGCCGGGGAGGTCGTTCGCGTCGGTCACTTCGGGACTCCCACGACCATGCCGGCGGTGACGCCGTCGCCGGCGACCTCGACCATGCCGCCGGCGAAGATGCCCAGCTCGACCGGTGTGTAGGCGATGCCCTTGGCGCCGACCGTCTCCAGCGCGTAACCGCCCTCCCGCAGCGCCACCAGGGCGTTGATCGGCACGGCGAGCACGTCCTCGCGGGTCTCGGCGGTGACGGTGACGTCGACGGGCGCGGCCTCGTAGCGGCCCAGCTTCTTCTGCTTGCCGACCGCCAGGGTGACCGGCAGGGTGGCCTCCTCCTCGGCACCGGACGCCGGGTCGCCTCCCCCGCCGTCGGAGGGTTCGGCGGTGGCCGCGGTGCCCACCTCGGTGACCTCGGCGTTCACGACGGTGCCGTCGGGCAGCTCGACGTCCGCCCCGGTGCCCTCGTCGACCAGGTCCTCGTACTGCACCTCCAGGGCGACGGTGACGATCCGCTCGGTGCCGGTCCAGGTCAGGACGTCCCCCTCCGGCGCGCTGCCGCGCACGGCCTGGACGTCGGCGATCCGCCTGGCCCCGCCGGCGACGACGGCTTCTCCGGGTCCGACGGTGCCGGTCTGCTCGCGGCCGAGGTCTTCCTGCCAGCTCACGACGGCACTCGCGGTGCCGTCCGTGTAC
Proteins encoded:
- a CDS encoding peptidoglycan-binding domain-containing protein; this encodes MTPGDDIGGEHAGREDGGFEDGRFEDDTGTCAPAPGDPPRARRAGAGSVRTVAAGTAVVAVACVVAIAATGAFGGDGGGPDATAPTAPPKTAKVERTTLTRTETVDGNLGYGPATAVRAPSGPPVSGGDAQNEGAPAAGGGVVTWLPEAGDVIERGAAVYTIDEAKVPLLYGSTPFYRALDVGAEGKDVEVLEANLAALGHSGFTADDTYTDGTASAVVSWQEDLGREQTGTVGPGEAVVAGGARRIADVQAVRGSAPEGDVLTWTGTERIVTVALEVQYEDLVDEGTGADVELPDGTVVNAEVTEVGTAATAEPSDGGGGDPASGAEEEATLPVTLAVGKQKKLGRYEAAPVDVTVTAETREDVLAVPINALVALREGGYALETVGAKGIAYTPVELGIFAGGMVEVAGDGVTAGMVVGVPK